From a single Apostichopus japonicus isolate 1M-3 chromosome 12, ASM3797524v1, whole genome shotgun sequence genomic region:
- the LOC139977556 gene encoding pterin-4-alpha-carbinolamine dehydratase-like, producing the protein MYFYNRCLELVRLYPAFLSAKIVRPPVRYKSKMATPAKRAKLTSDERSEKLTSLLSAEWKQVEGRDAIQKQFMFKNFNQAFGFMTRVALLAEKMDHHPEWFNVYNKVDVTLSTHDVGGISDLDVKMANFMESAAASIK; encoded by the exons ATGTATTTCTACAACaggtgtttggaattggttagATTGTACCCAGCCTTTCTGTCAGCAAAAATCGTAAGACCACCGGTCAGATACAAGTCGAAGATG GCCACACCAGCAAAACGAGCCAAGCTGACCAGCGACGAACGATCTGAGAAGCTAACTAGCTTGCTTTCAGCAGAATGGAAACAAGTTGAAGGAAGAGATGCCATCCAGAAGCAGTTCATGTTCAAAAACTTTAATCAG GCCTTTGGGTTCATGACCAGAGTGGCTCTATTGGCTGAAAAGATGGACCATCACCCGGAGTGGTTCAACGTGTACAATAAAGTGGACGTGACCCTCAGCACTCACGATGTCGGGGGGATCTCGGACTTAGACGTCAAGATGGCCAACTTCATGGAGTCTGCTGCAGCGTCCATCAAATAA